The Deinococcus arcticus genome has a segment encoding these proteins:
- the ygfZ gene encoding CAF17-like 4Fe-4S cluster assembly/insertion protein YgfZ translates to MWTSIPSSSLRVTGADRVDFVHGQMTNHLRAAPTPGLVPCAFLNVRGQIEQFARVYRREQDVYLHLDEGQAGPLAARLRRYIIFDQVEVHDTTPELRTVHLWRPADLPGWDAEGADAQLLTLGGAAVLGGRVNRTGTPGVDLHYLARDEATLHPALGGPEVPLAKLDEARVAAGIPDIARDALGGTLPQEVGLDLGGPLPAISYRKGCYVGQEIMARLEARGQTRYHLARLQGTGGAGWPAGHEVTFEGRVVGQAGLWAGGASLARVRRDLPGGAAVQVGPVGAAVQPLGTHA, encoded by the coding sequence ATGTGGACCTCCATTCCTTCCAGCAGTCTGCGCGTCACCGGCGCCGACCGCGTGGACTTCGTGCATGGCCAGATGACCAATCACCTGCGCGCCGCTCCCACGCCGGGGCTGGTGCCCTGCGCCTTTCTGAACGTGCGCGGCCAGATCGAGCAGTTTGCCCGGGTCTACCGCCGCGAGCAGGACGTCTACCTGCACCTGGACGAGGGGCAGGCCGGACCCCTGGCCGCGCGGCTGCGGCGCTACATCATCTTCGATCAGGTGGAGGTGCACGACACCACGCCTGAGCTGCGCACCGTGCATCTCTGGCGGCCGGCCGACCTGCCCGGCTGGGACGCAGAAGGCGCAGACGCCCAGCTCCTGACCCTGGGGGGCGCGGCGGTGCTGGGCGGCCGGGTGAACCGCACCGGCACCCCGGGCGTGGACCTGCACTATCTGGCGCGCGACGAAGCGACGCTGCACCCGGCCCTGGGCGGCCCCGAGGTGCCCCTGGCCAAGCTGGACGAGGCCCGGGTGGCCGCCGGCATCCCCGACATTGCCCGCGACGCCCTGGGCGGCACCCTGCCGCAGGAGGTGGGGCTGGACCTGGGCGGGCCGCTGCCGGCCATCAGCTACCGCAAGGGCTGCTACGTGGGCCAGGAGATCATGGCCCGGCTGGAGGCGCGCGGCCAGACCCGCTACCATCTCGCGCGCCTGCAGGGGACCGGCGGCGCCGGGTGGCCAGCGGGCCACGAGGTGACCTTTGAAGGCCGCGTGGTGGGGCAGGCGGGCCTGTGGGCGGGGGGCGCCAGTCTGGCCCGGGTGCGCCGTGATCTGCCCGGAGGCGCGGCGGTGCAGGTGGGCCCGGTGGGCGCCGCTGTGCAGCCGCTGGGCACCCATGCTTGA
- a CDS encoding ABC transporter permease gives MTTAVAPTAKGRSSWELFWTSPAIRKLRRNPLAITGLIITLLFGLMALFAPLIAKPSGNCLRDLNISQASEVYNPGRAAFWQATLAPPKSCYLTERLSFQQQPTAPGQDAIFGTVNGYNIFYGLVWGTRTALKLSFIIVGITLLTGVIIGAISGYYGGWVDNLIQRFIDVLLALPPLILTVVILTILRAKFSAGGGDYDPTVPMIVAFCIAGWASYARLIRGEVLRTRQLEYVDAARSLGARDFRLIMKHVVPNSIAAVFTTAVLDLATVPLSIAGLSFLGLGFEPGYSEWGQLVDFARAWLKPEYWYVLVYPAVFIVLFSLAFNLFGDGLRDALDPKSR, from the coding sequence ATGACCACCGCCGTCGCCCCCACCGCCAAGGGCCGCAGCAGCTGGGAGCTGTTCTGGACCAGCCCGGCCATTCGCAAGCTGCGCCGTAACCCCCTGGCCATCACCGGCCTGATCATCACGCTGCTGTTCGGGCTGATGGCCCTGTTCGCTCCCCTGATTGCCAAGCCCAGTGGCAACTGCCTGCGCGACCTGAATATCAGCCAGGCCAGCGAGGTCTACAACCCGGGGCGCGCAGCGTTCTGGCAGGCCACCCTGGCCCCCCCAAAAAGCTGTTACCTGACTGAGCGCCTGAGCTTTCAGCAGCAGCCCACGGCTCCTGGCCAGGACGCCATTTTCGGCACGGTCAACGGCTACAACATCTTTTACGGCCTGGTATGGGGCACCCGCACGGCGCTGAAGCTGTCGTTCATCATCGTGGGTATCACGCTCCTGACCGGCGTGATTATCGGGGCCATCAGCGGCTATTACGGCGGCTGGGTGGACAACCTGATTCAGCGCTTTATTGACGTGCTACTCGCCCTGCCGCCCCTGATCCTGACAGTGGTGATCCTGACCATCCTGCGCGCCAAGTTCAGCGCCGGGGGCGGCGACTATGATCCCACCGTGCCCATGATCGTGGCCTTCTGTATTGCCGGCTGGGCCAGCTACGCCCGCCTGATTCGTGGTGAGGTGCTGCGCACCCGGCAGCTGGAATACGTGGACGCCGCCCGCAGCCTGGGCGCCCGCGACTTCCGCCTGATCATGAAGCATGTGGTGCCCAACAGCATTGCCGCCGTGTTCACCACCGCCGTGCTGGATCTGGCCACCGTGCCCCTGAGCATCGCGGGGCTGTCGTTCCTGGGCCTGGGTTTTGAACCCGGCTACTCGGAATGGGGCCAGCTGGTGGATTTTGCCCGCGCGTGGCTGAAACCTGAATACTGGTACGTGCTGGTGTACCCGGCCGTGTTTATCGTGCTGTTCAGCCTGGCGTTCAACCTCTTTGGCGACGGCCTGCGCGACGCGCTGGACCCCAAGTCCCGCTGA
- a CDS encoding ABC transporter permease encodes MLNFILRRIVQIPVVMLVLSLMIVGLTQLLTPEQRAAPYIRSEQQAARLEQIIEQRGLRDPFVVQYSRWLGATLKGDLGYSKASSQDVIVTIKERLPRTIELTLVTAIPILLISIWLGTLSALHKDKLLDQVLRVLVVLGYSLPSFVVGILLLAIFYAYLGWAPQAGNVSTEFTVDYFTMPKPTGFLTIDAALAGKWNLFLDALWHMMLPALTLVIVLSASIIKVMRNNMLEALTSDYVRTARAKGLSSRVVNNKHARRNALLSIVTLAGFLIIGLLSGSLITETIFAYPGIGQWVVDAARGVDLAAVLGFAMLSAIIVVVVSTIVDILYGVIDPRVRFD; translated from the coding sequence ATGCTTAATTTCATCCTAAGACGAATTGTCCAGATTCCTGTGGTAATGCTCGTCCTTTCGCTAATGATTGTAGGTCTGACACAGCTACTGACGCCCGAGCAGCGCGCCGCGCCGTACATCCGCAGCGAGCAGCAGGCCGCGCGGCTGGAGCAGATCATCGAGCAGCGTGGCCTGCGCGATCCTTTTGTGGTGCAGTACAGCCGCTGGCTGGGCGCCACCCTCAAGGGCGACCTGGGCTACTCCAAGGCAAGCAGCCAGGACGTGATCGTGACCATCAAGGAGCGGCTGCCCCGCACCATTGAGCTGACATTGGTCACGGCTATTCCTATTCTGCTGATCAGCATCTGGCTGGGCACGCTGAGTGCTCTGCATAAGGACAAGCTCCTTGACCAGGTGCTGCGCGTGCTGGTGGTTTTAGGCTACAGCTTACCCAGTTTTGTAGTAGGGATTCTTCTATTGGCCATCTTCTATGCATACCTTGGATGGGCGCCTCAGGCAGGTAACGTCAGCACGGAGTTCACTGTTGATTACTTTACGATGCCTAAACCCACAGGCTTCTTGACCATTGATGCGGCGCTGGCTGGAAAATGGAATCTCTTTTTAGATGCGCTCTGGCACATGATGCTCCCTGCGTTGACCCTGGTGATCGTGCTGAGCGCCAGCATCATCAAGGTGATGCGCAACAACATGCTTGAGGCGCTGACCAGTGACTACGTGCGCACTGCCCGCGCCAAAGGCCTGTCCAGCCGCGTGGTAAACAACAAGCACGCCCGGCGCAACGCCCTGCTGAGTATCGTGACTCTGGCGGGCTTCCTGATCATCGGCCTGCTGAGCGGCTCGCTGATCACCGAAACCATTTTCGCCTACCCTGGCATTGGGCAGTGGGTTGTGGATGCTGCCCGAGGGGTAGACTTGGCCGCCGTGCTGGGCTTCGCCATGCTGTCGGCCATCATCGTGGTGGTGGTCAGTACCATCGTGGACATTCTGTACGGGGTTATCGACCCGCGCGTGAGGTTCGACTGA
- a CDS encoding carbohydrate kinase family protein — translation MTAHLSSPPPLVSLGDLTWDVLAKPDTLLLPGGDSTGRIELSGGGSAANLAVWAQRAGYPSRFVGKIGRDRFGELATAELRAEGVDAQLILSDAHPTGVILGLIDRRGQRAMLTGQGADWELLPEEVPASALAGAAHLHLTAWSLFRDPPQAAALHAAARARAGGATLSLDPGSFQMIQGMGRDNFLQVLAGVPFDILFPNDDEARAMSGCLDREGAMTWFRTQFPHALIVMKLDDEGVLIEGPGQARVQVPATQDRAIDATGAGDAFGGAFLAGWLAHRDAVKAAQLAVQVGGWVVARFGARPPADDDLRARLQGGAA, via the coding sequence ATGACCGCCCACCTTTCATCCCCCCCGCCGCTGGTGTCCCTGGGCGACCTGACCTGGGACGTGCTGGCCAAACCCGACACCCTGCTGCTACCCGGCGGCGACAGCACGGGCCGCATTGAGCTGTCGGGCGGCGGCAGCGCCGCCAACCTCGCCGTCTGGGCCCAGCGCGCGGGCTACCCCTCGCGCTTTGTGGGCAAGATCGGCCGCGACCGCTTTGGCGAACTCGCCACCGCCGAGCTGCGCGCCGAGGGCGTGGACGCGCAGCTGATTCTCAGCGACGCCCACCCCACCGGCGTGATTCTGGGCCTGATTGACCGCCGGGGCCAGCGCGCGATGCTGACTGGCCAGGGTGCCGACTGGGAACTGCTGCCCGAAGAGGTGCCGGCCAGCGCCCTGGCCGGCGCGGCGCACCTGCACCTGACCGCCTGGAGCCTGTTCCGCGATCCCCCGCAGGCGGCGGCCCTGCACGCGGCGGCGCGGGCGCGTGCAGGCGGCGCGACCCTCAGCCTGGACCCGGGCAGCTTTCAGATGATTCAGGGCATGGGGCGCGACAATTTTCTGCAGGTGCTCGCGGGTGTGCCCTTCGACATCCTGTTTCCCAACGACGACGAGGCCCGCGCCATGAGCGGCTGCCTGGACCGGGAGGGCGCGATGACGTGGTTCCGCACCCAGTTCCCGCACGCCCTGATCGTGATGAAGCTGGACGATGAGGGCGTGCTGATCGAGGGCCCCGGGCAGGCCCGCGTGCAGGTGCCCGCCACCCAGGACCGCGCCATAGACGCCACTGGCGCCGGCGACGCCTTCGGGGGCGCCTTTCTGGCCGGCTGGCTGGCCCACCGTGACGCCGTCAAGGCCGCGCAGCTGGCGGTGCAGGTGGGCGGCTGGGTGGTGGCGCGCTTCGGCGCCCGCCCCCCCGCCGACGACGATCTGCGCGCCCGGCTGCAGGGCGGTGCGGCGTGA
- the mltG gene encoding endolytic transglycosylase MltG, with the protein MTRLGRSGPPLWLRALLGLLLLALLGAGGAALYVRSLLAPAGGAAYTLEVQPGDSLSRVAARLQERQIVKNADALRLYMRRAGTAGRLKEGLYDLSGAMTLAQVAEKLAGPARIPTVTVTIPEGRRVKDLPAIFQKAGFDGAALRAALNETALSRHAGQAPNLEGFVFPATYEFRPKDSARQMVRAMVSRMEQEFTPAHVARARGLGLSVRDWVVLASMVQAEAANDGEMPVIAGVFLNRLRVPMTLGSDPTVAYGLGKDLPQLDRSAGDFKRDTPYNTYTRAGLPAGPINNPGQAALLAVLNPQRTLTDGREALYFLHGRDRKIYVNHSFAEHNRDIARYR; encoded by the coding sequence GTGACCCGGCTCGGGCGCTCTGGTCCGCCCCTGTGGCTGCGCGCACTGCTGGGTCTGCTGCTGCTGGCGCTGCTGGGGGCCGGCGGCGCGGCGCTGTACGTGCGCAGTCTGCTGGCCCCAGCGGGGGGGGCCGCCTACACCCTGGAGGTGCAACCCGGCGATTCGCTCTCCAGGGTGGCGGCCCGGCTGCAGGAGCGGCAGATCGTGAAAAATGCCGACGCCCTGCGGCTGTACATGCGCCGCGCGGGCACCGCGGGCCGCCTCAAAGAGGGCCTGTACGACCTGAGCGGCGCCATGACGCTGGCCCAGGTGGCCGAGAAGCTGGCCGGGCCCGCGCGCATTCCCACCGTGACCGTGACCATCCCGGAGGGGCGGCGGGTCAAAGACCTGCCCGCCATCTTTCAGAAGGCTGGCTTTGACGGCGCGGCCCTGCGCGCGGCCCTGAACGAGACCGCCCTTTCCCGCCACGCCGGCCAGGCCCCCAACCTCGAGGGCTTCGTGTTTCCGGCCACCTACGAGTTCCGGCCAAAAGACAGCGCCCGGCAGATGGTGCGGGCCATGGTTTCGCGCATGGAGCAGGAATTCACGCCCGCCCATGTGGCCCGCGCCCGGGGGCTGGGCCTGAGCGTGCGCGACTGGGTGGTGCTGGCCAGCATGGTGCAGGCCGAGGCTGCCAATGACGGCGAAATGCCGGTCATCGCCGGGGTGTTTCTCAACCGCCTGAGGGTGCCCATGACCCTGGGCAGCGATCCCACCGTGGCCTACGGGCTGGGCAAGGACCTGCCCCAACTCGACCGCTCGGCCGGGGATTTCAAGCGTGACACGCCGTACAACACCTACACCCGCGCCGGGCTGCCCGCCGGGCCCATCAACAACCCCGGGCAGGCGGCCCTGCTGGCGGTCCTGAACCCGCAGCGGACCCTGACCGATGGCCGCGAGGCGCTGTATTTCCTGCATGGCCGTGACCGCAAGATCTACGTCAACCATTCCTTTGCAGAACATAACCGCGACATTGCGCGTTACCGGTAA
- a CDS encoding DUF421 domain-containing protein — protein sequence MSAEIVPFDWGRMFLGDVPPLFLLEVVFRTALMFLWLVFLLRVTGKRGLAQLSPLELAIVIGLGSAAGDPMFYPEVPLLHGMLVLALVVGLQRLLSYLVIHSERVETFVEGTPIELVRDGVLSRQAMARANLSREDVFERLRAQGVRQLGQVQRLYFEQDGALTVFTHASDPPPGLAVVPPWDLEPPRELSPADDYRGPMACLNCGAVRPAPAPGEPLASISCTCGGTRWTPATADPLSPGEPPAPEERGEGGGRGPGVPGTR from the coding sequence ATGAGCGCTGAGATTGTGCCGTTTGACTGGGGCCGCATGTTCCTGGGGGACGTGCCGCCCCTGTTTCTGCTGGAAGTGGTGTTCCGCACAGCGCTGATGTTTCTGTGGCTGGTGTTTTTGCTGCGCGTGACCGGCAAGCGCGGACTGGCGCAGCTGAGCCCGCTGGAACTGGCCATCGTGATTGGGCTGGGCTCGGCGGCCGGGGACCCCATGTTCTACCCCGAGGTGCCGCTGCTGCACGGCATGCTGGTGCTGGCGCTGGTGGTGGGCCTGCAGCGTCTGCTGTCGTACCTCGTGATTCACAGCGAGCGGGTCGAGACCTTTGTGGAGGGCACGCCCATCGAACTTGTGCGCGACGGGGTGCTCAGCCGTCAGGCGATGGCGCGCGCCAACCTCAGCCGCGAGGACGTGTTCGAGCGCCTGCGGGCCCAGGGCGTGCGGCAGCTGGGGCAGGTGCAGCGCCTGTACTTCGAGCAGGACGGCGCCCTGACGGTGTTTACCCATGCCAGTGATCCACCGCCCGGGCTGGCCGTGGTGCCTCCCTGGGACCTGGAACCCCCGCGCGAACTGAGCCCGGCCGATGATTACCGGGGCCCCATGGCCTGCCTGAACTGCGGCGCGGTGCGCCCGGCCCCGGCGCCCGGTGAGCCCCTGGCCAGCATCAGCTGCACCTGCGGCGGCACGCGCTGGACTCCGGCCACCGCCGACCCCCTGAGCCCGGGCGAACCCCCCGCTCCAGAGGAACGTGGCGAGGGCGGCGGGCGCGGCCCCGGTGTCCCCGGCACCCGCTGA
- a CDS encoding sensor domain-containing diguanylate cyclase → MSAPPSSLPQWRTRTPAQALRVFAASRAWLLAALLLTQALTLGAALWTERQLQERALRAQAQTNLTQMAQLTSVSVQTYLQSAEQMVRLGQGNVRAGLLRPADGAQTLRAFDTLLDALPQLSGVMAAQDDGRFAFVRRDGPGGQGRFTRLIEVQPARRVTSRTLNAAAQVLSTTQQDEGYDPRARPWYRLARARPGQVVWTDPYVFATSQEPGVTAALAERGGPVIGVDVQLQQLADLLRRLPLGPQGRAFLADAQGRAIATSRAWPQEQGGVPLLSEVADAPLHVLLDPRGRPRLFPQAHWVTLEGELYAAVVQPVQVKPGVEWVVGVYGPAAELMGSPGRRGAWPFVLLVSLLSALLAWPLVRRATRPLAELQRQATTDPLTGLPNRASFLAELDEVLRQPPPGALGVAIFDLDGFKAVNDTYGHPAGDEVLHAVGARMLAAAHIGDTLGRLGGDEFALIVQADSAEEVRLRVEGVLDALGRRPVVAAGVPHALTSTAGLAFVPPGSAPTPSLMLARADTALIRGKRREKGRVWVDGEVTMPTLFR, encoded by the coding sequence ATGTCTGCCCCGCCCTCCTCGCTGCCCCAGTGGCGCACGCGCACGCCTGCGCAGGCGCTGCGGGTGTTTGCGGCCTCGCGGGCGTGGCTGCTGGCGGCGCTGCTGCTGACCCAGGCCCTCACGCTGGGCGCCGCGCTGTGGACCGAACGCCAGCTGCAGGAACGCGCCCTGCGGGCCCAGGCCCAGACCAACCTCACCCAGATGGCGCAGCTGACCTCGGTGAGCGTGCAGACCTATCTGCAGTCGGCCGAACAGATGGTGCGCCTGGGACAGGGCAACGTGCGCGCGGGCCTGCTGCGCCCGGCCGATGGGGCCCAGACCCTGCGGGCCTTTGACACGCTGCTGGACGCCCTGCCGCAGCTGAGCGGCGTGATGGCCGCCCAGGACGACGGCCGCTTTGCCTTCGTGCGGCGCGACGGGCCCGGGGGCCAGGGCCGCTTTACCCGGCTGATTGAGGTGCAGCCGGCCCGGCGCGTGACCAGCCGCACCCTGAACGCGGCGGCACAGGTGCTGAGTACCACCCAGCAAGATGAAGGCTATGACCCCCGGGCGCGGCCCTGGTACCGGCTGGCCCGCGCCCGTCCCGGGCAGGTGGTGTGGACCGATCCCTACGTGTTTGCCACCTCGCAGGAACCGGGGGTCACGGCGGCGCTGGCCGAACGCGGCGGCCCCGTGATTGGGGTGGACGTGCAGTTGCAACAACTGGCTGACCTGCTGCGCCGCCTGCCGCTGGGGCCCCAGGGCCGGGCCTTTCTGGCCGATGCCCAGGGCCGCGCCATCGCCACCTCGCGGGCGTGGCCGCAGGAGCAGGGCGGCGTGCCGCTGCTGTCCGAGGTGGCCGACGCGCCGCTGCACGTCCTGCTGGACCCGCGCGGGCGGCCCCGGCTGTTTCCGCAGGCCCACTGGGTCACCCTGGAGGGCGAGCTGTACGCGGCGGTGGTGCAGCCCGTGCAGGTGAAGCCGGGCGTGGAGTGGGTGGTGGGGGTGTATGGGCCGGCCGCCGAGCTGATGGGCAGCCCCGGGCGGCGCGGCGCGTGGCCCTTTGTGCTGCTGGTGAGCCTGCTGAGCGCCCTGCTGGCGTGGCCGCTGGTGCGCCGGGCCACCCGGCCGCTGGCCGAGTTGCAGCGCCAGGCCACCACCGACCCCCTGACCGGGCTGCCCAACCGCGCCAGCTTTCTGGCCGAACTGGACGAGGTGCTGCGCCAGCCGCCCCCCGGTGCCCTGGGCGTGGCCATTTTCGACCTGGACGGCTTCAAGGCCGTGAATGACACCTACGGCCACCCGGCGGGCGACGAGGTGCTGCACGCGGTGGGCGCACGTATGCTGGCCGCCGCCCATATTGGCGACACGCTGGGGCGGCTGGGCGGCGACGAATTTGCCCTGATTGTGCAGGCCGACAGCGCCGAGGAGGTGCGCCTGCGGGTGGAAGGGGTGCTGGACGCCCTGGGGCGGCGCCCGGTGGTGGCAGCGGGCGTGCCCCACGCCCTGACGAGCACCGCTGGCCTGGCGTTCGTGCCGCCCGGCAGCGCGCCCACCCCCAGCCTGATGCTGGCCCGCGCCGACACCGCCCTGATCCGGGGCAAGCGGCGCGAGAAGGGCCGGGTGTGGGTGGACGGCGAGGTGACCATGCCCACCCTGTTCCGCTGA
- a CDS encoding adenine deaminase C-terminal domain-containing protein, producing the protein MAGHAGNEDRQRLVRAARGEVPGDLLVRGAQVVQPATGEIFAADVLVAAGRVAALGSGFEAARTVEARGAYLAPGFLDAHVHIESSLLTPAGFAAATLPRGTTAVVAEPHEVVNVLGTPGLAWMLDAGRTSGQRVWASAPSCVPASAFEQGGAGVNAADTARMLAMPGVLGLAEMMNYPGVLGGDPGVWAVLDAGRAPGRRLDGHASGVRGRDLQAYAAAGLHSDHEATTPEEAHERLRAGLWLMVREGSAARNLQALLPVLRGRPRRAMLVSDDVSVDELLELGHLDRLLRACVAGGLHPAHAVALVTCNPAEYWGLHDYGLVAPGHHADFVLLRDLQGFEVLDTFVGGQEARAGTHTPPLSGGGVTLGPGWDAASFEVPAHWPVMQVRPDQITTGVGAPGSGDARLVVADRYGEGQWASCWTSGTGLSGAALGISVLHDAHHAAFLGGTDEDIRQAGRALEALGGGAVVVSGGQVRAQLPLPYAGLMTDLPPAQAAAALLDLTAACRAGGCTLPYPVTTLSFLGLTVIPALKLTPRGLLDVTAWRLLP; encoded by the coding sequence ATGGCAGGACACGCAGGCAACGAGGATCGGCAGCGGCTGGTGAGGGCGGCGCGGGGTGAGGTCCCCGGCGACCTGCTGGTGCGCGGCGCACAGGTGGTGCAGCCCGCCACCGGGGAAATTTTTGCGGCGGACGTGCTGGTGGCCGCTGGCCGCGTGGCCGCGCTGGGCAGCGGCTTTGAAGCGGCGCGCACGGTGGAGGCGCGCGGCGCCTATCTGGCCCCGGGCTTTCTGGACGCCCACGTGCATATCGAGTCCAGTCTGCTGACCCCGGCCGGGTTTGCCGCCGCCACGTTGCCGCGCGGCACCACCGCTGTGGTGGCCGAGCCGCACGAGGTGGTGAACGTGCTGGGCACCCCGGGGCTGGCCTGGATGCTGGACGCAGGCCGAACCTCTGGGCAGCGGGTGTGGGCCAGCGCGCCGTCGTGCGTGCCTGCCAGCGCCTTCGAACAGGGAGGCGCGGGCGTGAACGCGGCCGACACCGCGCGCATGCTGGCCATGCCGGGCGTACTGGGCCTGGCCGAGATGATGAATTACCCCGGCGTGCTGGGCGGCGACCCCGGGGTGTGGGCGGTGCTGGACGCGGGCCGGGCCCCGGGGCGGCGCCTGGACGGCCACGCCTCGGGGGTGCGGGGGCGCGATCTGCAGGCGTATGCGGCGGCCGGGCTGCACTCGGACCACGAAGCCACCACGCCCGAGGAAGCCCACGAGCGCCTGCGCGCGGGCCTGTGGCTGATGGTGCGCGAGGGCTCGGCGGCGCGCAACCTGCAGGCGCTGCTGCCGGTGCTGCGCGGGCGCCCCCGCCGCGCCATGCTGGTGAGCGACGACGTGAGCGTGGACGAGTTGTTGGAGCTGGGGCACCTGGACCGGCTGCTGCGCGCCTGTGTGGCAGGCGGCCTGCACCCGGCGCACGCGGTTGCCCTGGTCACCTGCAACCCGGCCGAATACTGGGGCCTGCACGATTACGGACTGGTAGCGCCCGGCCACCACGCCGACTTCGTGCTGCTGCGCGACCTGCAGGGCTTTGAGGTGCTGGACACCTTCGTGGGTGGCCAGGAGGCCCGCGCCGGCACCCACACCCCGCCCCTGAGCGGCGGCGGCGTGACGCTGGGGCCGGGCTGGGACGCGGCCAGCTTCGAGGTGCCGGCCCACTGGCCGGTGATGCAGGTGCGCCCCGACCAGATCACCACCGGCGTGGGGGCCCCGGGCAGCGGCGACGCCCGGCTGGTGGTGGCCGACCGCTACGGGGAGGGCCAGTGGGCCAGCTGCTGGACCTCGGGGACCGGGCTGAGCGGCGCCGCCCTGGGCATCAGCGTGCTGCACGACGCCCATCACGCGGCGTTTCTGGGCGGCACCGACGAGGACATCCGGCAGGCGGGCCGGGCCCTGGAGGCGCTGGGGGGCGGCGCGGTGGTGGTTTCGGGCGGGCAGGTGCGCGCCCAGCTGCCCCTCCCCTACGCCGGCCTGATGACCGATCTGCCCCCGGCACAGGCGGCGGCGGCCCTGCTGGACCTGACGGCCGCCTGCCGCGCGGGCGGCTGCACCCTGCCTTACCCCGTCACCACCCTCAGCTTCCTGGGACTGACCGTGATTCCGGCGCTGAAACTGACCCCGCGCGGCCTGCTGGACGTGACCGCGTGGCGCCTGCTGCCGTAG
- a CDS encoding 2Fe-2S iron-sulfur cluster-binding protein, whose translation MTQQITVQVEGYGEIQAQAGERLVLALERGGVDILHRCGGVARCTTCRVSFQAGEPDAMTAAEYDKLQEKGLLGTARLSCQLECAPDMELTPLQTARSSGLEPGKTPAEQIEPEPVWTTRPGASTEG comes from the coding sequence ATGACCCAACAGATCACGGTGCAGGTGGAAGGCTACGGCGAGATTCAGGCGCAGGCCGGCGAGCGGCTGGTGCTGGCACTGGAACGCGGCGGGGTGGACATCCTGCACCGCTGCGGGGGCGTCGCGCGCTGCACCACCTGCCGCGTGAGCTTTCAGGCGGGCGAGCCCGACGCCATGACGGCCGCCGAGTACGACAAGCTGCAGGAAAAGGGCCTGCTGGGCACTGCCCGGCTCTCGTGCCAGCTGGAATGCGCCCCGGACATGGAGCTGACCCCGCTGCAGACCGCCCGCAGCAGCGGCCTGGAACCCGGCAAGACCCCTGCCGAGCAGATTGAACCGGAGCCCGTCTGGACCACCCGCCCCGGCGCTTCCACCGAGGGCTAA